The genomic window AGTTAACCGTCAAGGCAAGACGTCCGTCTTTGGCCGCTCCGGCCACCTTGGCGGTTACATCCGCCCAGCGATCACCAGCACCATACTCCGCTTTGCGGATTTCCAACGGCGCTACGGTGACATTGCCGGAAGGTTCGATCAATACAGCACCCGATGACCATGCGAGCGCCGCACCATACTGGACGGAATCCACCTGGCGCTGAAAGCTGGCGCGGTTCCCGGCGTTGCGGATCACCTTGGTTGTGTGCGCATCGTCGCGGGCAAAATCCCCCACCCAAGCGCCGTTGCGCAGATTCGGATAGGGAAAATCCACCGCGACTTCCAGTCCGCACCGGACAAGCAGCGGGGATTCAATCCGCACCGCCATCGCGTCGAGCGACGGATGGACACAGGTTTCAACACGCACCGGCTCGCCGTTGACCTGGTACGTTGACGTTTGCACGCCCGACCACAGATCCAATGTGCGTGCCAACCCGGAGATTTCCGTTACCGTCAGTTCTGCGCCATCGGCCTTGCACAGGCGCAGCCGGCCCAAGTTGATCGCATGTGGATTATCAAACATCCAGGTGCGGATCGCGGCGGCATTCTTCGGAAAAACATCGCCGCCGACATTGCGGCCTTGCTGGAAAGTGCCAGTGGGCGGCACTTGGTCGGCAGTCCAACCCGCTGGCAGCGGAAACGAATGCCAGCCCCAATGTGACATCGAATTGCCTCCGAATGTTTGCAGCCCGGTGCCATCCGCATTAAAACAAAACTCGCCATTGCCGAGCGGGATTTGTCCCGCCGGATCATTCCATTCCAGGTTATGCCGCGTGACCAAGGCATGACGGTCAATGCGTTGGGAGGAGGCCGCAGCCTCGGCGACCTGGAGGGCGACGAGTGGCACAGCCAAAAGAGTCGTGAGCACGGAACGGATGATTTTATTCATAGTGATTGCCACGTAAATTCACCTTCGCATTCCACGCGTTGCACCCACTTGGCCAAGTGCTTCCGTGGCTTCATCCAAAGCTGCCATTTGCATGGGCCCAATATCATTTGAATCCAACCGGCTGGCAAGCCTGCAAATGAAAAGCGGCTCACCCGTTTAAACGTGACCCATTTATGATGGGTTATCACAACGCCATGCGGTGCCCGGCCAGATGATGGCATTAAAAACCGTCACAAAATGCTTGCACCAAACCAGGTTTAAGCGCTGAATTGTTCCGAATTTGTTACGTAAATAGAACGTTGCTTATGAAAAAATTTATTCTGGCCAGTGTGATGATGGCGGCAATCCTTGCCGCGCCGACCCCTACGTTTGCCGCCGAAAAAGCGGAAAAGAAAACCGAGAAGAAAACCGAGGGCAAGAAAAACTCCTTTGTTGGCACCGTCAAGGCGATTGACAAAGAGAAGATGACCCTGACGCTGGGAGGCAAAGAAAATGACCGGCAATTCCAGATCACCTCGGACACCCGCTTCACCAAAGGCGGCAAGCCGGCGGTCATTGAAGATGTGAAGGAAGGCGAAAAAATCACTGGCTCGTACAAAGACGTGGATGGCAAGTTGAACTTGGTTAACGTCTATATCGGCGGTAAAGACGCCAAAAAAGAAAAGTAAGCCGCTCTGGTTTTCCGCCCCGGCAAGGGTTGCGACGGCTTGATGGATAATCTTTTCGCGCATGGCCGAAATCGTTTTATCCACGCTGAACGCCAAATACATCCATACCGCCTTCGGGTTGCGATACCTGATGGCGAACTTGGGTGATTTGGCATCCCGCACGGCCCTCGTTGAATTTGACCTCAATCGCCGCCCCCTTGAACTGGCCGAAGCGCTGCTCAAACACGAGCCGCGCATTCTCGGGCTCGGTGTGTACATCTGGAATGTCACCCAGACCACCGAACTCGTTGCCATTTTAAAACGCCTGCGCCCGGACTTATGCATCATTCTCGGCGGGCCCGAGGTTAGCTATGAATATAATACTCAACCGATCGTCGCTTTAGCGGATTACGTCATTACGGGCGAAGCGGACCTGAAATTCGCCGAAGTGTGCCGGCGACTCCTGGCTGGTGACCGGCCACCAGCCAAAATCATCCTCGCAGAATTGCCGGAGTTCCACCGCCTCAAGCTGCCATACGCGTTCTACACGCCCGAGGATCTAGCCCACCGCCTGACCTACGTCGAGGCCTCGCGCGGCTGTCCGTTCTCCTGCGAGTTCTGTCTTTCATCGCTGGACATCCCGGTGCGGCAAGCTCCGCTGCCGGACATCCTGGCCGCCCTCGCCGACCTGCTGGATCGTGGGTCCACCCAGCTTAAATTCGTGGATCGCACCTTTAATCTCGATCTCAAATTCAGCCGCGCCATCCTTGAATTCTTGCTGACCCGCTACCAACCGGGACATCTCTATCACTTTGAACTGGTACCGGATCGCCTGCCGGATGAACTGCGCGAAATTATCGTCAGATTCCCGCCCGGTGCGCTGCAATTCGAGGTGGGCATCCAAACGTTCAACCCCGAGGCAGCGACCCTGATTCAACGACGCCAAAACTACGACCGGCTGGCGGAAAATCTGCGCTTCCTGCGCCAACATACCGGCGTCCATATTCACGCCGATCTCATCTTTGGCCTGCCCGGCGAAGATGCCGCCAGCTTCGCGACGGGCTTCGACCGGTTGCTTGCATTTCAACCGCAGGAAATTCAGGTGGGCATTCTGAAACGCCTGCGCGGCACGTCCCTTGGCCGGCACGACGCCGAATGGGGCATGGTGTACAACCCCAACCCGCCTTATGATATCTTGCAGAATCGCCTCATTCCGTTCGCCGAAATGCAGCGGCTCCGTCGTTTCGCGCGTTATTGGGATTTGGTGGCCAATAGCGGCAACTTTGCTCGCACTGCCCCGCTGATCTGGGAGTCAACCCCGTCCGCCTTCGCGTCATTCATGCAATTGAGCGACTGGCTACATCAGACGGTGGGACGCACCGACGCCATCTCCTTGCCCCGCCTCATGGAACTCCTGCACCAATATCTGGTCCGCGAACGCGGCCTGACCGCCATTGCGGTTGCCGAAAGCCTACTGCGCGATTACCAAGCGCCAGGCCGCCGCGAAATTCCCGGATTCCTCCAGGCCCACCTGCCCGCCACCCAAAGCCACCCGCCGGTTCCCCAAACCTCCACTCGCAAGCGCCGCCAGGACCGCCATCTGACCGGAGAAACCTCCAGTATGAAGGAGATGGAAGCTGAGAGGTAGTTATCAGTTATCAGTTATAAAATTCCCGGTCCGTGGTCCATTTCGGTTGCTGTTTCCACATAGGTCTCACCACTACTAATGGGATACGAAAACCATTCCTCCACAATAGCTTGTGTTTTGATGAAAAATGCTGTAGATTTTAGTTGTTTTCAGGTGGTATCTTGGTAACAAACTCAGACGGTTGTCTGCCATCTTTGATGGCGGCGAATGAAAAGATTTGGCTATGGCCGAGAAAGATAATAACAAGAACGTTTACGACGAGAGCAAGATCAAGACCTTGTCCTCGCTGGATCATATCCGTTTGCGGACGGGCATGTATATTGGCCGCATCGGCAGCGGAGCCCATTACGACGATGGCTGTTATATCCTGATGAAGGAAATCGTCGATAATGCCATTGATGAATACATCATGGGGCACGGCAAGGAAATCCAGATCACCGTGCAGGATAAGAAGGTGGTCGTGCGTGATTATGGCCGCGGCATCCCGCTCGGGAAAGTGGTGGATTGTGTCTCCACGATCAATACGGGCGCCAAGTACAATGATGAGGTGTTCCAGTTCAGCGTGGGGCTGAACGGCGTTGGCACCAAAGCGGTCAACGCACTTTCCAAATTGTTCACCGTGCGCAGTCATCGGGACGGTGAATTTTTTGAAGCGACGTTCAAACAGGGCAAACTGAAAAACGAACGGGGTGGCAAAGACCCGAAGGAACCCAACGGAACGTTGATCACCTTCGAAGCCGACCCGGAAATCTTCAAGGAATATGAGTACCGCGAGGAACACATCGAGCATCGGCTGCGGCACTTCAGCTACCTGAACCCGGGCTTGCGGCTGGTGTATAATGGCAAGCTGTTCCTCTCGCGGCACGGCTTGCTGGATCTGGTGCTGGAGGATTTGAAGGCGGACAACGCGGAACCGATCTACCCGCCGCTGCATTACAGCAGCAAGACGCTGGAATTTTGTTTCACCCATACGAACAGCCGCTACGGCGAGACGTTTTACTCGTACGTCAACGGCACCTATACCTCGGATGGCGGCACGCACCTGAGCGCCTTCCGCGAGGGGCTGCTCAAAGCCGTCAACGAATATTCCAACGGTAAGTTTGAAGGGGACGACGTGCGCGAATCCATGGTGGGTGCCATCGCCATCCGGCTCAAAGACCCCATCTTCGAGTCACAGACGAAAAACAAGCTGGGCAACACGGACATCCGCACCGATCTCGTGAACAAAGTGCGCGAGGAGTTGCTGCACTTTTTTAATCGCAACAAGGAGATCGCGGAAAAAATCATCAGCAAGGCCAACGATACCCAGAATTTGCGCAAAGAGTTGCAGGAGGTGAAGAAGCTGGCGCGCGAGCGATCAAAGGCCATCACGCTGCGCATTCCTCAACTCAAGGATTGCAAGACGCACTTCGACAAGAAAAAGGAGAAGGGCGAAGAGTCCATGCTTTTCATTACCGAAGGGCAATCCGCCGCCGGCTCGATCGTCAGTTGCCGCGACGTGGAAACCCAAGGCATCTTTACCCTGAAAGGAAAGCCGCTCAACGTCTGGGATCTGCATCGCGACGCCATTTATAAAAATGACGAGATGTACAACCTGATGCGCAGCCTGGACATCGAGGATACCATTGAAAATCTGCGCTATTACAAAGTCATCCTGGCCACCGACGCCGACGTGGACGGCAT from Verrucomicrobiota bacterium includes these protein-coding regions:
- a CDS encoding DUF4080 domain-containing protein; protein product: MAEIVLSTLNAKYIHTAFGLRYLMANLGDLASRTALVEFDLNRRPLELAEALLKHEPRILGLGVYIWNVTQTTELVAILKRLRPDLCIILGGPEVSYEYNTQPIVALADYVITGEADLKFAEVCRRLLAGDRPPAKIILAELPEFHRLKLPYAFYTPEDLAHRLTYVEASRGCPFSCEFCLSSLDIPVRQAPLPDILAALADLLDRGSTQLKFVDRTFNLDLKFSRAILEFLLTRYQPGHLYHFELVPDRLPDELREIIVRFPPGALQFEVGIQTFNPEAATLIQRRQNYDRLAENLRFLRQHTGVHIHADLIFGLPGEDAASFATGFDRLLAFQPQEIQVGILKRLRGTSLGRHDAEWGMVYNPNPPYDILQNRLIPFAEMQRLRRFARYWDLVANSGNFARTAPLIWESTPSAFASFMQLSDWLHQTVGRTDAISLPRLMELLHQYLVRERGLTAIAVAESLLRDYQAPGRREIPGFLQAHLPATQSHPPVPQTSTRKRRQDRHLTGETSSMKEMEAER
- a CDS encoding toprim domain-containing protein, translated to MAEKDNNKNVYDESKIKTLSSLDHIRLRTGMYIGRIGSGAHYDDGCYILMKEIVDNAIDEYIMGHGKEIQITVQDKKVVVRDYGRGIPLGKVVDCVSTINTGAKYNDEVFQFSVGLNGVGTKAVNALSKLFTVRSHRDGEFFEATFKQGKLKNERGGKDPKEPNGTLITFEADPEIFKEYEYREEHIEHRLRHFSYLNPGLRLVYNGKLFLSRHGLLDLVLEDLKADNAEPIYPPLHYSSKTLEFCFTHTNSRYGETFYSYVNGTYTSDGGTHLSAFREGLLKAVNEYSNGKFEGDDVRESMVGAIAIRLKDPIFESQTKNKLGNTDIRTDLVNKVREELLHFFNRNKEIAEKIISKANDTQNLRKELQEVKKLARERSKAITLRIPQLKDCKTHFDKKKEKGEESMLFITEGQSAAGSIVSCRDVETQGIFTLKGKPLNVWDLHRDAIYKNDEMYNLMRSLDIEDTIENLRYYKVILATDADVDGMHIRNLMVTFFFRFFEQVVHDGHLYILETPLFRVRNKQKTIYCYSEQERDTASGELGKSCEITRFKGLGEINPAEFKQFIGDEMRLSKVEYASKPEASSILSFYMGRNTPERKEYIMENLVVPVED